A window from Leptothermofonsia sichuanensis E412 encodes these proteins:
- a CDS encoding TIR domain-containing protein, giving the protein MADEFQHGFISYGRIDSKTFATNLYQHLSDLGFQIWIDHQDIPLAVDFQDQIENGIERSDNFIFIISPHSVNSIYCLREIEHALKYHKRIIPILHVEQISQDTWQQRHPQGNASDWDAYQAQGLHSCFPNMHPAIARINWIYLRQGVDDFEQSFTGLVETLERHKAYVRQHTLFLNRALEWERHRKETRYLLIGEDRQQAEAWLKTRFHHEQPPCIPTDLHCEFITESTKNAHNLMTQVFLAHAEQDSTTADQVRRSLMRDGLTVWTSQTDIQTGTAFQEAIQRGIEEADNVVYLLSPAALQSQYCQFEIDYALALNKRIIPVLVKDIDPIQVPERLRELQYIDLTDNLAESDYLHDESQLLRILRQDAPYYEAHKMWLTRALRWQRQQQNPTILLRGYNLRHAETWLKVSRQRPQHPPTALIEAFIVESLRHPPGGALDVFISYSRADSDFARQLNDALQFQGKRTWFDQESIASGADFQQEIFRGIEASDHFLFIISPSSIHSPYCAGEVEYARKLNKRMVTVLHRPVDPADLHPLLAAVQWIDFSQPEADFSTNFSSLIRSLDTDRTHLNAHTRLLMRAIEWDTAGRKESLLLRGDDLEGAETWLAQSASKEPKPTDLHASYITSSRAVEAANQRATQILQRAAAKGKQRVLIGTTVMAIGLVVAGMAGFFAYQASEQAKAAGHQEKMANQRAGEAEKQAQMAHRQTGQANRQLAQAVSALRQARQQQKMAEQQVSLAGQRLQLATMKTAQAEQQLQQAQQQVQVAQISLQQTQAAKDKALVAQREAQQGTRLERAGASALQQFEVQQLDGLFTAVETAEELQTTVKARPLADYPAFNPIFALQTILDNIRERNRISAHQGQVLSVSFLPEGQRLVTTGNDQLVRVWTLAGHKQAEFSLGQLEVWSVSVSPNGRRVAAIARNGNLHLWTIREPGSRLLPTTPPVKVGDGSFAQVRFSPDGNQVATLGRDGILHWWNLDGTHLRELKTGGTNFSFSPDGKQVAIASQDGILRLWNLATRTPEREFETQHQPVLSIQFNPAGTQIMTGGRDGMVRLWNLDGQLVDEFKTRQAFIISLGFSPDGNQLATADSQGMVRLWTLRKRPFPEFATQQARVLSVGFSPSQQLLTATGGDRIQVWSLTGQLQRDLRVSSHVMTVSASPDGKTMAIATDNGRVQLLDLSGNALSQPFQAHQGNIFSIRFSPDGRQLVTAGLDGTVRLWSLAGQSLAQIGQPQSGAFYSASFSPDGQSLLTAGEDGMIRWWTMAGKLLNEFNAHQGNKIWSVGISPDGQRFVTASQDGTVRLWSLTKHLLAEFRFPQQTLSVEFSPDGRQIAAGSEDGRVRFIAVETLTDLLSRGCHWLSHYLNNPGRAGNRPVCPAMPIRAAGT; this is encoded by the coding sequence ATGGCAGATGAGTTTCAGCATGGATTTATTTCCTATGGGCGGATCGATAGCAAAACCTTTGCGACCAACCTGTATCAACACCTGAGCGACCTGGGATTCCAGATCTGGATTGACCATCAAGACATTCCGCTGGCAGTTGACTTTCAAGATCAGATTGAGAACGGCATCGAGCGGTCAGACAACTTTATATTCATCATTTCGCCCCATTCGGTGAATTCAATCTATTGCTTGAGAGAAATCGAACATGCGCTGAAGTACCATAAGCGCATCATTCCAATCCTGCACGTTGAGCAAATCAGCCAGGACACCTGGCAGCAGCGCCACCCCCAGGGAAATGCCTCTGATTGGGATGCCTATCAGGCCCAGGGGCTACATTCCTGCTTTCCAAACATGCATCCGGCGATCGCCCGCATTAACTGGATCTACCTGCGGCAAGGGGTCGATGATTTTGAGCAGTCATTCACCGGATTGGTGGAAACCCTGGAACGCCACAAAGCCTACGTGCGCCAGCATACCCTTTTCCTGAACCGGGCTTTGGAATGGGAGCGCCACCGTAAAGAAACCCGCTATCTGCTGATTGGAGAAGACCGGCAACAGGCGGAAGCATGGCTCAAGACTCGCTTTCACCATGAACAGCCCCCCTGCATCCCCACCGACCTGCACTGCGAGTTCATCACGGAGAGCACCAAAAATGCCCACAACTTGATGACCCAGGTGTTTCTGGCTCACGCTGAGCAGGACAGCACCACTGCCGACCAGGTGCGCCGCAGTCTCATGCGGGATGGCCTGACGGTCTGGACGAGTCAGACAGACATCCAAACCGGAACAGCGTTTCAGGAGGCAATTCAACGGGGCATTGAGGAAGCCGACAATGTGGTCTATCTCCTGTCCCCCGCGGCGCTCCAATCCCAATACTGTCAGTTTGAAATTGACTACGCGCTGGCACTGAACAAACGCATCATTCCTGTCCTGGTAAAAGACATTGACCCGATTCAGGTGCCAGAGAGGCTGCGAGAACTCCAATATATTGATTTGACTGACAATCTGGCAGAGTCTGACTATTTGCATGATGAGAGCCAGTTGCTGCGTATCCTGCGGCAGGATGCTCCCTATTACGAAGCGCATAAGATGTGGCTGACCAGAGCATTGAGATGGCAACGGCAGCAACAAAACCCCACGATTCTCCTGAGAGGCTATAACCTGCGCCATGCCGAAACCTGGCTCAAGGTGTCCAGACAGCGCCCCCAGCACCCACCCACGGCTCTGATAGAAGCATTTATTGTTGAAAGCCTGCGCCACCCCCCCGGAGGAGCGCTGGATGTTTTTATCTCCTATTCACGGGCTGACTCAGATTTTGCGCGGCAACTGAATGATGCCTTGCAGTTCCAGGGCAAAAGGACCTGGTTTGACCAGGAAAGTATTGCCTCTGGTGCGGACTTTCAACAGGAGATTTTTCGCGGCATTGAAGCCTCGGATCACTTCCTGTTTATCATTTCGCCCAGTTCCATTCACTCGCCTTACTGTGCCGGGGAAGTGGAATATGCCCGCAAGTTGAACAAGCGGATGGTCACTGTTTTACATCGCCCTGTCGATCCAGCCGATCTGCATCCGCTGCTGGCAGCGGTGCAGTGGATTGACTTTAGCCAGCCCGAAGCAGATTTTTCCACCAATTTCAGTTCCTTAATCCGATCGCTGGATACGGATCGAACCCATCTCAATGCCCATACCCGCTTACTGATGCGGGCAATTGAATGGGATACTGCTGGTCGCAAAGAGAGTTTGCTGCTGCGGGGAGATGACCTGGAAGGGGCTGAAACCTGGCTGGCTCAGAGTGCGTCGAAGGAACCCAAACCAACCGACCTGCACGCCAGTTATATCACCAGCAGTCGAGCGGTAGAAGCGGCAAATCAACGGGCAACCCAGATTTTGCAGAGGGCGGCGGCTAAGGGAAAGCAGCGGGTGTTGATAGGCACGACTGTGATGGCGATCGGACTGGTAGTGGCAGGTATGGCTGGTTTTTTTGCCTATCAGGCGAGTGAGCAGGCAAAGGCTGCCGGACACCAGGAAAAGATGGCGAATCAACGGGCAGGGGAGGCGGAAAAACAGGCTCAGATGGCTCACCGGCAGACCGGGCAGGCAAACCGGCAGTTAGCGCAGGCAGTGTCAGCCCTCCGGCAAGCCAGACAGCAACAAAAAATGGCCGAGCAACAGGTCAGCCTTGCCGGGCAGCGGCTGCAACTGGCGACTATGAAGACGGCGCAGGCAGAGCAGCAACTTCAGCAGGCACAGCAACAGGTGCAGGTTGCCCAAATCAGCCTTCAGCAGACGCAGGCGGCAAAAGACAAAGCTCTTGTTGCCCAGAGAGAAGCTCAACAGGGAACCCGGCTGGAGCGGGCAGGGGCGAGTGCTTTGCAGCAGTTTGAAGTTCAACAACTGGATGGGTTGTTCACCGCAGTAGAGACGGCTGAAGAATTACAGACTACGGTTAAAGCCCGTCCGCTGGCTGACTATCCAGCGTTTAACCCCATCTTTGCCTTGCAAACGATTCTGGACAATATCCGTGAACGCAATCGGATCTCGGCCCATCAGGGGCAGGTGCTGAGTGTGAGTTTTTTACCGGAGGGTCAGCGTCTGGTGACTACCGGGAATGACCAGTTGGTTCGGGTCTGGACACTTGCTGGACACAAACAGGCTGAATTTAGCCTCGGTCAACTGGAGGTCTGGAGTGTGAGCGTCAGTCCAAATGGTCGGCGAGTTGCCGCCATCGCCAGGAATGGCAACCTCCACCTCTGGACAATCCGTGAGCCTGGCTCCAGGCTGCTTCCAACAACGCCTCCAGTCAAAGTTGGCGACGGCAGCTTTGCCCAGGTTCGGTTCAGCCCCGATGGCAACCAGGTGGCTACGCTGGGCAGGGATGGCATCTTGCATTGGTGGAACCTGGACGGCACCCATCTGAGAGAGTTGAAAACGGGCGGCACCAATTTTAGCTTCAGCCCGGATGGCAAACAGGTGGCGATCGCCAGCCAGGATGGCATCCTGCGCCTCTGGAATCTGGCAACACGAACACCTGAGCGAGAGTTTGAAACCCAACACCAGCCAGTTTTGAGTATTCAGTTTAATCCCGCTGGAACCCAGATTATGACTGGCGGCAGAGACGGTATGGTCCGCCTCTGGAACCTTGATGGGCAACTCGTAGATGAGTTCAAAACCCGGCAGGCATTTATTATCAGCCTGGGTTTCAGCCCCGACGGCAACCAACTGGCAACGGCAGACAGTCAGGGTATGGTGCGTCTGTGGACACTCAGAAAACGCCCATTCCCTGAATTTGCAACGCAGCAGGCAAGGGTCCTGAGTGTTGGCTTCAGCCCCAGCCAACAATTGCTGACAGCCACAGGCGGTGATCGGATCCAGGTCTGGAGCCTGACGGGGCAACTGCAACGGGATCTGCGGGTGTCCTCCCATGTGATGACCGTAAGTGCCAGCCCGGATGGGAAAACAATGGCGATCGCCACGGATAATGGCCGGGTGCAATTACTGGATCTGTCCGGTAATGCCCTGAGCCAGCCTTTTCAGGCGCACCAGGGAAATATTTTCAGCATTCGCTTTAGCCCGGATGGCAGGCAACTGGTGACCGCTGGACTCGATGGCACAGTGCGTCTGTGGTCCCTTGCCGGCCAATCCCTTGCCCAGATTGGGCAACCCCAGTCGGGGGCATTCTACAGCGCCAGCTTCAGTCCAGATGGTCAGTCTCTGCTAACGGCAGGTGAAGATGGCATGATCCGCTGGTGGACGATGGCAGGGAAACTCCTGAATGAATTTAATGCCCACCAGGGTAATAAGATCTGGAGCGTGGGTATCAGCCCCGATGGGCAGCGGTTTGTTACCGCAAGTCAGGATGGGACTGTCCGCCTCTGGAGCCTGACTAAACATCTGCTGGCTGAATTCAGGTTTCCTCAACAAACCTTAAGTGTGGAGTTTAGCCCAGATGGAAGACAAATTGCAGCGGGTAGTGAGGATGGGCGGGTGCGGTTCATTGCCGTTGAAACCTTAACCGATCTGCTCAGCCGGGGCTGCCACTGGCTGAGCCATTATCTGAATAATCCTGGTCGAGCGGGCAATCGCCCGGTCTGTCCGGCAATGCCCATCAGGGCTGCGGGAACGTAA
- a CDS encoding iron uptake porin, which translates to MVFTLPPPLPLPAGSIPAQVMPAATHSLEDPSLAQFLLPNRVAGPLKSDGHDLEAAFTSDDGTAAETAEGVESALDPIPSVSQLEDARPGDWAFQALQSLVERYGCIVGYPDRTFRGDRILSRYEFAAGLNACLNRLNKLIAAGTADRISREDRLAVQKLQEEFTAELASLRGRTDGLAVRTATLEASQFSTTAILRGQVVFGLVTAAGGNPPGLGETNTVLTNLTQLQLVSSFTGRRDLLRIGLATSNFGGEGYAGFPALNTYMALLSYQGDFENRLAVNAIDYRFAIGDRLVLTLQPVGFSLSSVLSPNSPYSDAGLGAISCFAAYNPLFRIGNLDAGVGLDWLMGDRWRLQVGYGARSGNDLTERNGLFNSGHQAIGVQVLHKPNANTILGFSYINAFSEDGRLDTFTGSSNADLSGDFNQPAKIHALALSMQWRLSPKITLGAWGGAVLTDSTFGQVLRAITDRDLDLADLGAVTLSSTYLVSLGIHEPFGRKGDQLVFMVGQPLKLNAGVLIERIDRGTSLHFEAFYRFRLNDHLAITPGFFYVTDPGHISENNNIFVGTIRSTFSF; encoded by the coding sequence ATGGTCTTCACCTTGCCCCCGCCCCTGCCATTACCAGCTGGTTCCATTCCAGCGCAGGTCATGCCTGCCGCAACGCATTCGTTGGAAGATCCATCCCTGGCTCAATTTCTGCTCCCAAACCGGGTTGCCGGCCCCCTCAAGTCTGATGGACATGACCTGGAGGCTGCCTTCACTTCAGACGATGGGACTGCGGCAGAAACAGCAGAGGGGGTAGAATCTGCCCTCGATCCAATCCCCTCAGTGTCACAACTGGAGGATGCTCGACCGGGGGACTGGGCATTTCAGGCATTACAGTCCCTGGTTGAGCGCTATGGCTGTATCGTGGGTTATCCAGACCGGACCTTTCGCGGCGATCGCATCCTCAGTCGATATGAATTTGCCGCCGGTCTGAACGCCTGTCTTAATCGGCTCAATAAACTGATTGCCGCCGGGACTGCTGATCGGATCAGCCGTGAAGACAGGCTGGCGGTTCAGAAACTGCAAGAGGAATTTACGGCGGAACTGGCAAGTTTGCGTGGGCGAACCGATGGGCTGGCGGTCAGGACGGCCACCCTGGAAGCCAGCCAGTTCTCTACAACTGCCATTCTGCGGGGGCAGGTGGTGTTTGGGCTGGTAACCGCTGCCGGGGGCAATCCACCCGGTCTGGGAGAGACGAATACCGTTCTGACGAATCTGACCCAACTGCAACTGGTTTCCTCCTTTACGGGCCGCCGCGATCTACTGCGAATTGGTCTGGCGACCAGCAACTTTGGTGGCGAGGGCTATGCCGGGTTTCCAGCACTCAACACCTACATGGCACTGTTGTCCTACCAGGGAGACTTTGAGAATCGGCTGGCAGTCAATGCCATTGACTATCGGTTTGCGATCGGCGATCGGCTGGTGCTGACTCTGCAACCCGTGGGTTTCAGTCTCAGCAGTGTGCTCAGCCCCAACTCTCCCTACAGTGATGCCGGGTTGGGAGCCATCTCATGCTTTGCTGCTTACAATCCGCTCTTCCGGATTGGAAATCTAGATGCCGGCGTTGGGTTGGACTGGTTGATGGGTGATCGGTGGCGGCTTCAGGTTGGCTATGGTGCTCGCAGCGGCAACGACCTGACTGAGCGGAATGGCCTGTTCAACTCAGGGCATCAGGCGATCGGTGTTCAGGTGTTGCATAAGCCCAATGCCAATACCATTCTGGGATTTTCCTACATCAACGCCTTTTCAGAAGATGGACGGCTAGATACTTTCACCGGCAGCAGCAACGCCGATCTTTCTGGCGACTTCAATCAACCGGCCAAAATTCATGCCCTCGCCCTATCGATGCAGTGGCGTCTGTCGCCCAAAATTACGCTGGGAGCCTGGGGAGGGGCAGTTTTGACGGATTCAACCTTTGGTCAGGTGCTTCGCGCCATTACGGATCGTGACCTTGACCTGGCCGATCTGGGGGCCGTGACCCTATCCAGCACGTACCTGGTCTCTCTGGGGATCCACGAACCGTTTGGGCGTAAGGGCGATCAATTAGTGTTCATGGTTGGTCAACCTCTAAAACTGAATGCCGGTGTTTTAATTGAACGTATTGACCGGGGTACGTCCCTGCACTTTGAGGCATTCTATCGGTTTAGACTCAACGATCACCTTGCCATCACCCCTGGGTTCTTTTACGTCACGGATCCCGGGCACATCTCAGAAAATAACAATATTTTTGTCGGTACGATCCGGTCCACATTCAGCTTTTAG
- a CDS encoding TRAFs-binding domain-containing protein encodes MTYKPEPINTTAITLTAEHLKLAELLARSIHDFWAQQHLEQGWGWGIRYDQSGRTDPDLVPFDELPEASKQSRCLILQETLKTLLALGYRLDAGNVEVNVPAGNEPEYGSILQALSASSDLTLATLLQLRQKTFRLQLQTPEIYQALGKSILQLGEPLMAYDVLAEGLKYWSNDLRLQQQLALALARSGATVAANSLLLKLVQSGQQDEETLGLLARTHKDLWLQATDPEIRDRQLHLAAERYQQAYQRSGSVWTGINAATLAMVRGQVEQARAIAQEVRQRCLQDLQTGSQGDNYWLLATLGEAALILQAWSEAEDFYRRAGAAGQGRFGDLSSSRRNAMLLVNHLDIDARQVQQWFQIPRVVVFCGHMIDHPARPQPRFPPALEPAVYGAICDRLRQLDARLGYASAACGADILFLEAIRELKGELHIVLPYNREQFLQESVNFAPEGNWQARFDQLLQQATEVIVASSQKFEAGDVVYEYSNRLLHGLAKMRADQLGTDLVPLTVWDGKPGDGQAGTASTVLLWKQWTEHIEVIDLTSLLRQSSLALPTVNPEASRQMPLPPQPAPVPAQAIGVERQIRALLFADVVQYSQLTENQYLLFAQHFLKAIADLASQPAYQVLLKNTWGDALFFVFQTVGQAGKFALDLCDLVQSVDWSSHGLPAELNLRIALHAGPVDRNVDPITGQVNYIGTHVNHAARIEPITPPGKVYASQAFAAIAASEGLKSFTCDYAGQMPWAKHYGTFPTYHVRRCLP; translated from the coding sequence TTGACCTACAAGCCAGAGCCAATCAACACCACCGCCATTACTCTAACAGCAGAGCACCTGAAGCTGGCTGAACTGCTTGCCAGAAGCATCCACGATTTTTGGGCGCAACAGCATCTGGAACAGGGCTGGGGCTGGGGCATCCGCTATGATCAGTCTGGACGGACCGATCCGGATCTGGTGCCGTTTGATGAACTGCCAGAGGCCAGCAAACAGAGCCGCTGCCTGATCCTTCAAGAAACCCTGAAGACACTGCTGGCACTGGGCTATCGGTTAGATGCAGGAAATGTCGAGGTTAATGTTCCTGCCGGAAATGAGCCTGAGTACGGTTCCATTCTGCAAGCGCTGAGTGCCTCCTCTGATCTGACCCTGGCCACACTGCTACAACTGCGCCAGAAAACCTTCCGCCTGCAACTCCAGACCCCCGAAATTTACCAGGCATTGGGCAAATCCATCTTGCAGTTGGGGGAACCGTTGATGGCCTACGATGTTCTGGCGGAAGGGTTAAAGTACTGGTCTAACGATTTACGGCTGCAACAGCAGTTAGCTCTGGCTCTGGCACGCAGCGGCGCAACTGTGGCGGCCAATTCCCTGCTGCTCAAGCTGGTGCAGTCTGGTCAACAGGACGAAGAAACCCTGGGACTGCTGGCGCGCACCCACAAAGACCTGTGGCTACAGGCGACAGACCCGGAGATCCGCGATCGCCAGTTGCACCTGGCGGCAGAACGCTACCAGCAGGCTTATCAACGGAGTGGTAGTGTCTGGACGGGAATCAATGCGGCAACGCTGGCAATGGTGCGGGGGCAGGTAGAGCAGGCACGGGCGATCGCCCAGGAGGTGCGGCAGCGCTGCCTTCAGGACTTGCAGACGGGTTCCCAGGGCGATAATTACTGGTTGCTGGCCACCCTGGGAGAAGCTGCCCTGATTCTGCAAGCCTGGTCAGAGGCGGAAGACTTCTACAGGCGGGCCGGGGCAGCGGGGCAGGGGCGATTTGGCGATCTCAGTTCCAGCCGCCGCAACGCCATGCTACTGGTCAATCATCTGGATATTGATGCCAGACAGGTACAACAATGGTTTCAAATTCCCCGCGTGGTCGTCTTTTGTGGGCATATGATTGATCACCCTGCCCGCCCCCAACCCCGGTTTCCGCCAGCCTTAGAACCAGCCGTCTATGGGGCAATTTGCGATCGCCTGCGCCAATTGGATGCCCGGCTGGGCTATGCTTCCGCTGCCTGTGGTGCCGACATTCTATTCCTGGAGGCAATTCGGGAACTGAAGGGCGAACTGCATATTGTGTTGCCTTATAACCGGGAACAGTTTCTCCAGGAATCGGTTAACTTTGCCCCAGAGGGCAACTGGCAGGCGCGGTTTGATCAACTCTTGCAGCAGGCGACAGAGGTCATTGTTGCCTCCAGCCAGAAGTTTGAGGCAGGCGATGTGGTGTACGAATACTCCAATCGGCTGCTGCATGGACTGGCAAAGATGCGGGCGGATCAACTGGGTACCGATCTTGTGCCCCTGACTGTCTGGGATGGGAAACCCGGAGATGGACAGGCGGGAACGGCCAGTACGGTCCTGCTCTGGAAGCAGTGGACGGAGCATATTGAGGTGATTGATCTGACCTCCTTACTGCGTCAGTCCTCACTGGCACTTCCCACAGTCAATCCTGAAGCCAGCCGCCAGATGCCCCTGCCACCTCAACCAGCACCAGTCCCAGCTCAGGCCATAGGGGTAGAGCGCCAGATTCGGGCGCTGTTATTTGCGGATGTTGTGCAGTACAGCCAATTGACAGAGAACCAGTATCTACTGTTTGCGCAGCACTTCCTGAAGGCGATCGCCGATCTGGCCAGCCAGCCAGCTTACCAGGTCTTGCTGAAGAATACCTGGGGGGATGCGCTGTTCTTTGTCTTTCAGACCGTGGGGCAGGCAGGGAAGTTTGCCCTTGATCTCTGTGACCTGGTGCAAAGTGTGGACTGGTCCAGCCACGGACTACCGGCTGAACTGAACCTCCGGATTGCCCTCCATGCCGGACCCGTTGATCGCAACGTCGATCCCATTACCGGACAGGTGAACTACATTGGTACCCATGTCAACCACGCCGCCCGAATTGAACCGATCACCCCTCCCGGCAAGGTCTATGCCAGTCAGGCTTTTGCTGCCATTGCCGCTTCTGAAGGGCTGAAAAGCTTTACCTGTGACTACGCTGGACAGATGCCCTGGGCAAAACACTATGGCACCTTCCCTACCTATCACGTCCGTCGCTGTTTACCCTGA
- a CDS encoding RpoD/SigA family RNA polymerase sigma factor — protein sequence MHQKIHPSKSVDSFQTEFDSLPEMADLTAMDVLKKAIAGDLPVESDLEKPIDDEIEAIAADPLQHEDASEEPESISDLDQIATARPSGYSKTLSDDAVGAFFKEMARYPLLQPSEEVELARCVRYLVEVEELQAKLTQELGRPPSRAELAAAQGMTERQLEHKFHRSRVAKRKMIRSNLRLVVSIAKRYLNRGVPFLDLIQEGALGLNRATEKFDPDKGYKFSTYAYWWIRQGITRTIANDARTIRLPIHIVEKLNKLKKAHRDLRKELNRNPTELELAQALDIPADQLRNLQQVRRKSLSLNHRVGKGEDTELMDLLEDGDTQSPEAQMSETMLRQEIWDVLGDVLTEREKDIISLRYGLASSKPCTLEEVGGLFNLSRERVRQIQSKAMRKLRRPQIAERLKSWLG from the coding sequence ATGCATCAAAAGATTCATCCTTCCAAATCCGTAGACTCCTTCCAAACTGAATTCGATTCATTGCCTGAAATGGCTGATCTGACGGCGATGGATGTGCTGAAAAAAGCGATCGCAGGAGATTTACCCGTCGAATCTGATCTGGAAAAACCCATTGACGACGAAATTGAGGCGATCGCGGCTGACCCCCTTCAGCACGAGGATGCTTCAGAGGAACCCGAATCCATAAGTGATCTGGACCAGATTGCCACAGCCCGCCCCTCTGGCTACAGCAAAACCCTCTCGGATGATGCGGTTGGGGCATTCTTCAAAGAAATGGCCCGCTACCCATTGCTCCAGCCCAGCGAGGAGGTAGAACTGGCCCGCTGTGTACGCTACCTGGTGGAAGTAGAGGAACTCCAGGCAAAGTTGACCCAGGAACTGGGGCGTCCTCCCAGCCGTGCTGAACTGGCGGCGGCCCAGGGTATGACCGAACGGCAACTGGAACACAAATTCCATCGCAGTCGGGTCGCCAAACGGAAAATGATCCGCTCCAATTTACGCCTGGTCGTATCGATTGCCAAACGCTACCTGAACCGGGGTGTTCCTTTCCTGGATCTGATTCAGGAAGGTGCGCTGGGTTTAAACCGTGCCACCGAAAAGTTTGACCCCGACAAGGGCTACAAATTTTCCACCTATGCCTACTGGTGGATTCGCCAGGGCATTACCCGCACGATTGCCAACGATGCCCGCACCATCCGGCTGCCGATTCACATTGTGGAAAAACTGAACAAGCTCAAAAAGGCCCACCGCGATCTGCGGAAGGAGTTAAACCGCAACCCGACTGAGCTGGAACTGGCGCAGGCACTGGATATTCCTGCCGACCAGTTGCGCAATTTGCAACAGGTCCGGCGCAAGTCTCTCTCGCTCAATCACCGGGTTGGCAAAGGGGAAGACACCGAACTGATGGATCTGCTGGAAGACGGAGATACCCAATCTCCAGAGGCGCAAATGAGTGAAACAATGCTGCGCCAGGAAATTTGGGATGTGCTGGGCGATGTATTGACCGAACGAGAAAAGGATATTATTTCTCTGCGTTACGGGTTAGCGTCCAGTAAGCCCTGCACCCTGGAAGAAGTGGGTGGGTTATTCAATCTTTCCCGAGAGCGGGTGCGCCAGATTCAAAGCAAGGCCATGCGAAAACTGCGCCGCCCCCAGATTGCTGAACGGCTCAAGAGCTGGTTGGGATGA